In Tsuneonella sp. CC-YZS046, the genomic window GCGAGCCGACGGTGGAGGACACCATCTCCATCCTGCGCGGATTGAAGGAAAAATACGAGCTGCATCACGGCGTGCGCATCACCGATGGCGCGATCGTGGCGGCGGCGACGCTGTCCAACCGCTATATCTCCGACCGTTTCCTGCCGGACAAGGCGATCGACCTGATGGACGAGGCCGCCAGCCGCATCCGGATGGAGGTGGAGAGCAAGCCGGAGGAGATCGAGAAGCTGGATCGCAAGATCATGCAGCTTCAGATCGAGGAAGCGGCGCTCGCCAAGGAAAAGGACGATGCATCGAAGGATCGCCTCGCCACCCTGCGGGAAGAGCTGGCCAATCTGGAGCAGCAAAGCTCCGAGCTGACCACGCGCTGGCAGAACGAGCGCGACAAGATCGCGGCGGAAAGCAGGATCATGGAAGCGCTGGATGCGGCCCGCAACGAGCTGGAGCAGGCGCAGCGCGCGGGCGACCTCGCCAGGGCGGGCGAGCTTTCCTACGGCCGCATTCCCGAGCTGGAACGGCAGTTGGCCGAGGCGCAGAGCCAGTCCAAGAACGCCATGCTGCGCGAGGAAGTGACGGAGGACGACATCGCCGGCGTCGTCAGCCGCTGGACCGGCGTGCCGGTGGACAAGATGCTGGAGGGCGAGCGCGACAAGCTGCTGAAGATGGAGCAGGTGATCGGCGCCCGCGTCATCGGCCAGGAGCAGGCGGTGGAAGCCGTCTCCAAGGCGGTGCGCCGTGCGCGCGCCGGCTTGCAGGACCCGAACCGTCCGCTCGGCAGCTTCCTGTTCCTCGGCCCGACCGGCGTCGGCAAGACCGAGCTGACCAAGGCGCTGGCGGAGTTCCTGTTCGATGACGATGGGGCGATGGTCCGCATCGACATGTCGGAATTCATGGAGAAGCACGCGGTCGCGCGGCTGATCGGCGCTCCTCCGGGCTATGTCGGCTATGAGGAAGGCGGCGTGCTGACCGAGGCGGTGCGCAGGCGGCCCTATCAGGTCGTGCTGTTCGACGAGGTGGAGAAGGCGCACAGCGACGTCTTCAACGTGCTGCTGCAGGTGCTTGACGATGGCCGGCTGACCGACGGGCAGGGCCGGGTGGTGGATTTCAGCAATACGCTGATTATCCTCACGTCCAACCTCGGCAGCCAGTATCTCGCCAATCTGGACGAGGGGCAGGATGTCGCCTCGGTCGAGCCTCAAGTGATGGAAGTGGTCCGCAGCCATTTCCGGCCCGAGTTCCTGAACCGGCTGGACGAGATCATCCTGTTCCATCGGCTGGGGCAGGAGCATATGGCGCCGATCGTCGATATTCAGGTCGGCCGGGTGCAGAAGCTGCTCAGGGATCGCAAGATCACGCTCGACCTGACCGAGGCGGCCAAGCGCTGGCTGGGCCGGGTCGGCTACGATCCGGTCTACGGCGCGCGGCCGCTCAAGCGGGCGGTGCAGCGCTACCTGCAGGACCCGCTGGCCGAGAAGCTGCTGGGCGGCGAGATCCCGGACGGCTCGACCGTCCGCATCGACGAGGGCGACGGGGCGCTGAACATCGCGGTCGCTTGATTCGAGTTGCTTGACCGGCCTGGAGCCTTTCTGTTGGGCAGGGTGTTCCATCCTGCCGGGAAAGGCTCTAGGCCGTTCGGGTAGTCAGCATTCAGCCGGAGATCTGTCGATGCGTGCCGCCTTGTCCACCCTTGTCGCCGAACCGGGATGCAGGCGGCGATGAAGGATCAGAGCTGGCATATCGGCGTGATCGGCGGGTCGGGCCTCTATGAAGGGGCCGAGCTCGAAGAGGCCCAGCAGATCGCCGTCCGCAGCCCGTTCGGCGAGCCGTCCGGCCCGGTCACGCTCGGCACGCTGGGGGGCGTTCGCTTCGCTTTCCTGCCCCGCCATGGGGTGGGCCATCGCCTGCCGCCGGGGCGCGTCAACTATCGCGCCAATGTGGATGTGCTCAAGCGCTGCGGAGTGACGGACATTCTCTCCATCTCCGCGATCGGCTCGCTGCGGGAGGAGCTGGCGCCGGGCCATTTCGTGGCCGTCGATCAGCTGATCGACCGGACCGAGGGGCGGGAGCGCAGCTTCTTCGGCGAAGGGCTGGTCGCCCATGTCGGCCTTGCCGATCCGGTCTGCCCGCGCCTTTCGGGCCTTGCCGCCGATGCCGCGGAAGCGGCCGGGGGCACGGTGCATCGGGGCGGGTGCTATATCGCCATCGAAGGCCCGCAATTCTCGACCCGGGCCGAAAGCCGGATGTATCGCCAATGGGGCGCGGATGTGATCGGGATGACGGCCATGCCGGAGGCGCGCCTCGCTCGCGAAGCGGAGCTTCCCTATGCGATCCTCGCGATGGTGACGGATTACGACTGCTGGCGGGAAAGCGCGGAAACGGTCGAGGCGGCGGAAGTGTTCGCGGTGATGGGCCGGAACGCGGCCCTCGCGCGGCGGACCTTGCTCAGCCTTGCCGAAGCCTTGCCCCCGGTGAGGGAGCCAAGCCCGATCGACCGGGCGCTGGACGGCGCCTTCGCCACCGCGCCGGACCATCGCGACGGGCGGCTTGCGGCCATGCTGGATGCGGTGGCCGGCCGCGCGCTCGGCAACGGGATGAAATGAAACAAGGCTCCGCGCGGGCAGGGCCTTGTTCCGAGGCATTGGTATTCGGGATCAGCCGCGCTTCGGCGGTCCGTCGGCGAAGGCGTCCGCGATGGAACAGGCCGCGGGGCCGAGGATCACGATGAACAGCGTCGGCAGGATGAACAGGATCAGCGGCACCGTCATGATCGCGGGCAGGCGCGCGGCCTTCTCTTCGGCCCGCATCATGCGCTCGTTCCGGAACTCCGCCGACAGCACCCGCAGCGCGGAGGCCAGCGGCGTGCCGTAGCGCTCGGTCTGGATCATGGTGGTCACCACGCCTTTGACCGACTCCAGATCGACACGATAGGCCAGATTGTCGAAGGCCTGCTTGCGTTCGGTCAGGAAGGAAAGCTCGATTGCGGTAAGCGCGAACTCATCCCCCAGTTCGGGATAGGCGCGCCCCAGCTCCTTGGCCACGCGATTGAACGCGGCGTCCACCGTCAGGCCCGCTTCCGCGCAGATGACCAGGAGATCGAGCGCATCGGGCAGGCCCTTGCGGATCGCATCGGTTCGCTTGGCTATCTGGTTCTGCAGGAGAATATCCGGTAGCTTGTAGAAGAAGATCAGCACGGCGGCGAAGGCGAAGAACCGCTTCATGCCTCCCCATTCGGGAAAGGTGTTGGACCCATAGATCACCAGTGCGCCGATCAGGCCGAAGACGATGGGCAAGATCATGCGGCCGAAGATGACCGCGAAGGCCCACTCCTTGTTGCGGATGCCGGCCTGGGCCAGCTTCTGCTGCGCCTGCTTGACCTGCGTGTCCTGCAGCACCTTCATCTTTTGCAGGGTCAGCTTCAGCCTGTCCGTGGTTTCGCTCTTGCGAACCACGCTGGCGCGCTTTTTCACCGTGGCCGTGACGATGCCGGCTTTCAGCTGCTCGCGCCGTTCGTTCAGGGATTTGACGCGCTTGGCCATCGGATCGCGCACGGTCACAGCCGTGTAGATCGCGAAGATCACCGCCAGAGCGGCCATGCCGGCAAGTATGCTGCCGACGAAGACGACGTCGACGCCAAGTAGCGTGGGTCCGGCCGGGGTTTCGATCATGCTTTGCGTCCCTGCTCAGATTTCGAAGCTGACCATCTTGGCCATGATGAACACGCCGATCCCCATCCAGATCATGCCGCCGATCCCGGCCACGATCAGACGCTCGTCGATGAAGAAGTCGGCGAGGTATTTGGGATTGACCCACCAGATCAGCCCGAACACGATGAAGGGGAGAGATCCGACGATATAGGCGGAAGCCTTGGATTCTGAACTCATCGCCTTGATTTTGAGCTTCATCTGCGAGCGCTTGCGCAGCACATCGGCAAGGTTGGACAGCGTTTCGGCAAGATTGCCGCCCGTCTCGCGCTGGATAGCCAGCGTGATGCAGAAGAAGCTGAATTCAGGGGTGTTGAGGCGGTCCGCCGTTTCCTGCAGCGCATCTTCCATCGTGCGCCCGACCTTGATCCGATCCACCACCGCGCGAAATTCCTCGCCCACCGGGCCGGGCACTTCCTGGGCGACGACCGACAAGGTTTCGGTAACCGGAAGGCCGGAGCGCAGGCCGCGGACCAGCAGCTCGATCGCGTCGGGGAACTTGGCGGTGAAATCGTTGGTCCGCTTCTTCACGAAGAAGTTGACGACCATGTGCGGAATGCCCGCGCCGAGCACCACGCCGACCCCGAGGGCAAGCAGCGGAACGCCTGTGCGCAGATAGATCAGGACGGTGAAACCCAGGATCAGGCCGAGCGTAGCGTAGAAATATTGGGCGATCGTCCATTGCTTGCCGGTGCGATGCAGACGCAGGGCCAGCGCCTCCATCCGGGAGGCGGAGCCGGCGATCTTGTGCATCTTCGGCTTGCGGGCGGCGACCGCCTTGCGCAGCTGCGCTTCGACCTTGTCCTTGGTGTTTTCGGAATGGCGGTCGCGCAGGGTCTGCAGGCGTCGCGCGCTTTCACGGGCCAGGGATGGCCCGGCAAAGGCGAGATAGCCGAGAACCATCATGGAAATCAGCCCGAACAGGACAATCAGGGGCTGGATGATGCTCATGCTCTAGCCTCGCTCGTTCGAATGCGGTTCTTGCGCCGGATTGCAACGCGGGCCGCTGCGGCATGCCCACGAAGGGCGTCGAAGCGGCCGCTGCGTCATTCCGCCGGCTCCACTGGGGCCTTGCGATTGCCCTTCTTGTTCATCAGGGCCTTGAGATCGAGGCTGCCGAGCAGGGAAGGCTTCACCTTCTTGACCGGATCGGCCGCTTCGGCGGTTTCGCCCGCGCCCAGGACCGCGCCCGCAATTTCGCGGATCGCCGCGCTCGCCTTGCTGGAACGGTTCGCCTCGACGAAGGTTTGGCCCAGCTTCGCGGCGTTGGCTGCGGCCTTGAGATCGTAGGGGACCATCCAGTCGATCTTGCGTTCGATCGACCCTTCGAAATCGGCCTTGCTGATCTCGCTGACGCCCGTCTGCACCCGATTGGCCACCACGATGGGTTGGGCATGCGGAGCATTGGCCTTGAGCCAGGACAGGATACGGATCGAATCCCGCGCCGAAGCGAGCGTCAACTCCGTTGCCAGAACGACCACGTTCACATCCGCGAGCAGATGCGGGAAATTGATCAGCATATTGCGCGGCAGGTCGATCACCGTCATTTCGAAGGCGTGCCGGAATTCCTCTTCCAGCTGCGCGAAGGCGGCGCCATCGGTCATCAAGGGCGAATTGATCGGTGCTTCGGCCGAAAGGATCGCGAGATTGTCATTCGCCCGGATCATGGCGCGTTCGATGAACAGGCTGTCGATGCGGCTGGGATTGTCGATAGCGTCCGTCAGCCCCCGGCCCGGTTCCAGATCGAGCGTGAGCGCGCCGGTGCCGAAATGCACGTCGAGGTCGAATAGAGCGGTCGGCCGCTTGTAATCGCTGCTGAATATCCAGGCGAGCGAGGTGGCCAGCGTGGATGCGCCGACACCGCCGCGCGTGCCCACGACGGCGGTCGAGATATGCTGCTTCGGAGCATTGCCGTCGAGCGCCTTGGGCTGGCTGAACACCAGCTGGGCCTGGGTCAGCGTATCGCGCAGGGCAGTCGGTGAGAGCGGCTTGAGCAGATAATCGTGGATGCCGCTGGCGAGAAGGTCGCGATACAGCCGCACATCGTTCACCTGCCCGATGGCGATCACCACCGTGCCCGGCTCGCAGACTTCGGCGAGGCCGTTGATGTCGTTCAGCGGATCTCCGCTTTCCGAAAGATCGACCAGCAGGATGTTCGGGCTTGCCGAGATCGACAAGGACTGGACCGCGTTGCGCAGCCCGCCCTTGTTGCATTTCTCCGGCGGCCAGCCCAGTTCGATCACCACCGGCCGCAAGGCGTCAAGCGTATTCTCGTCGCAGACGAAGGCGTTGAACGGGTCCCGGTTTCCCGGCATGTTCGCTTTCCAAGGCGCGTTCATGGCTTAGTTGCCCCCCTTGCTGGTGGCGTTTGCTGTCAGGCCGGCCTCTCCGGTCGGCGCTTGCTTGCGATAGCTCGAGATCGCCTTGCTCGAACTCATCACGACGGTATCGCCGGTGCCTTCGGCGCCTTTCAGGAGATGCTCCGGATCGGCGACCATCGCGGCCAGATTGCCGTTGGTCGCGCAACCATAGCCGGACCAGCTCTTGTTCGAGAGATTGCTGGCGGTGCGGTGCGACCAGTCGGGGCAGCCGGGGACGGAAGCGGACGAACGCGTCACCACGACCCGGGCCTGGCCGGGATCGACATATCCTTCCGTGACCGGCGCGACGTCGCTCACCAGCAGGCCATGACGCGCCGCGATGGCTGCCACGGCTTCGCGGGTTGCGGTGCTGCCGAGCGGATCGTCGATCGATATGCGGTCACCATAGCGCAGATTCATCGCCTCGAACCAGTCAGCGAGCTTGCGCTGTTCCGGAACGGGCAGGCCGCCTGCGCCGGTATGCAGGTCGAGAGCGTAATTGGTCCGCTCCACTACCGGCTGATGAACGCTTTCCAGCCCACGGATCGGCGCGTTCGAACCGGAACAACCGGCCATGAAAAAGCCCAGTGAGAGAGCGATGGCGGCAGCCATCGGCTTGTTTGCGCGGTTATGCATCCTGTTCACCTTTCTCACTTGAGGCTGAAGCCGGGTTCGGGAGTTGCCGCGGCCTGGCCCTTTTTCTTGCGGCCGCGCTTGGAGTCATCCGTATAGGGCAGGGCGGCGCCCACTTGCGGCCCGGCGGCGGGGCTGGGCGCTGCGCTCGGCGCTGGCCGGGTAGCTCCGTTCTCGCCGTTGGTTTCCAGATTGCCGAGGAACTGCTCGAGCGCTGTCGGAGCACGGAAGCCGTCCGTCGGCAGCTTGATGTCCCTGTCGTCCACCGGGTTGACCAGATACGGCGTCACCACGATCACCAGTTCGCTCTGGCCCCTGCGGAATTCGGTCGATTTGAAGAGATTGCCGAGGATCGGCAGGTCGCCGACACCGGGTGTCTTGTCGATCGTGTTCTGGGAATTGTTGCTCATCAGGCCGGCAATCATGAAACTCTGCCCGGAGCCGAGTTCCACGGTGGTTTCCGCCCGGCGGACGGTGAGAGCCGGAACCTGAAAGCCGCCCAGCGTGACGGCGCCCTGGCTCGACAATTCGGACACTTCCGGGCGAACCCGGATCGAGATGCGGCCATTGGCAAGCACGATTGGCGTGTAGGCCAGGCTCACGCCGAATTTCTTGTATTCGATCGCCGTCGTGCCGAGGCCCTGGCTGATCGGGATGGGAAATTCGCCGCCCGCGAGGAAGTCCGCGGTTTCGCCCGAAAGGGCGGTCAGATTGGGCTGGGACAATGTCGTGACCAAGCCATTGCGTTCGGCAAGGTCGAGCGCGCCCGCAAGATCCAGGCCGAGCAGCTTGCCGAACCCGGAAATGGTGGTGCCAGGGCTGTTCTGCGTTACGAAGGAGGTGCCATCGGAGCTTTCGGTGCCGCCGGTGAAGAGGCCGCCGCCAATCGTCCATTGCGGAAGGAAGCCTTCACGCCCCTGGGCAATGCCGAACTTGAAGCCGTTGGTTCCGTCGAAAGTATTGAGGTTGGCGCCCAATGCGCGGACCAGCGAGCGGCTGACCTCGGCGAAACGGACACGCAGGTTGACCTGCAGCGGCGTCGCCATCCTCAGGCGGCTGATTACATTGGTGCCTTCGCCCACGAACGCGCTGACCAGCCGCTCGGCCTCGGCCGCGTCCTCGGGCGCGGCGACGGTCCCGGTGAGCAGGATGGTGTTGTTGCTCATCGTCGCGACGCCGATCTTCGCCTCGGGCATGGCCAACGCGAGCATCTGGTCGATGGTGTCGATGTTGGAACCGACCCGGATATCCGCGGACCAGATCACGTCGCCGGCGGAATTGCTGGCATAGACGGTGGTTATCCCCCCCGCCTTGCCGAAGATGTAGAGCTGCTTTGCGGATTTCACCTGGACATCGGCGATCGCATCATTGGCGACGAAGATGTCCGCCATGCGATCCGGTACGGTGACGAGCTGGCCCCGGCCGATCGAGATGTCGATGGTCCGCGCAGCCAGGTTGACCGATTGCGCCGCAGCGGTGCCGGCGGGCAGGGTGCCCAGCGGCAACGCGGCGCAAGCCACGGTCAGCATGGAGACAGTCAGGCGTTTCATGCGTTTGCCCTTCGATTGCGCGATGCGCATTGCGGCGAAAATTTCGGTACGGCCCGGCATCTCACTTCCCCCCCACAGGAACGGTCGTCGTGTCCTTGCCGCGAGTGACGCGCACCACCGGCCCCGTCTGGACCTGCGGAGTCGCGCTGGCCGGAACAATGTTCATCGAGCCTGCGGACGAAGGCCTGGAGTCGACCGCGGGCATCGAACGGCGCTGGAAGCGCGAGACGTCGCCGCCGGTCACGAAGGTTCCGCCGCTGTCGGCCGGGCGGCTCATGGCCGCGCGCAACAGGCGTTCTTCCTCGGCGGGCGTGGCGCCTTCAGGGACATCCACGTCCCCGGCCGCGATGGCCTTTTCCAGTTCGGACTGGTTATCCGCGATGGAACGGAGCGACAGGCTGAGCGTGCCGATGGTCTGAGCCACCGCCACCTTCTCGGCGATTTTCGGCGTCACCTCGAGAGTGACGGTGCGGAATGCGCGGACCACGGTCTTGCCGTCCACCGTCTCGCTTTCGGTCGACTGGTCGGTGGCAAGCACGCGGATGTTGCGCAGGATCGTTTCCGAGGCCTTCAGCGCCGCGCCTTCGTCACCCTTGACCGTCTGGGTCAGCACGAGGTCGACCCGGTCGCCGGGAAAGACGAAGCCGGCCACGCCGGTCTTGGCGGAAACCGGAACGGTCACGGCGCGCATGCCCGGCCCGAGGGCGGCGGCCAGGAAGCCCCGGTCGCCAGGGCTGACCAGGGAGCCGCGCGTTACCGGCTCGCCGGCGGAGATCGGGTTGCGCACCACGGTGCCGAGCAGCTTGCTCATATCCGCTTCGCCGTCGATGAAGTAGGCGTCGGTCACCAGTTCCTTGGGCCAGAGCTGATAGCTGACGGAATCGGCCGTGATGATGGTGCCCACGGGAAGCGCCCTCTGCGCGACCAGGATCTTGGGGCCTTGCGGAACTTCCGCAGCGGCCTGCACCTTCGGCGCGGGCGACCCGGCAAGCATGCTCCGGGCGGCCATGGCCGTGCCGATCGCGACGATCAGCGCTCCCAGCAGCAAAATCAGCTTCTTCCTGTCCATGGCTGTTAAGCCCCCCTGTATTGCCCTTCGATCCCCGGGCAGTCTGACTTGCGATCAATCGCAGAGAATGGTTAAAATCAGGTTCACCCAGCGAGTTGCAGGGATTGCGCCGCATTCGGCAGGTAATGGAACCCAAGCACCCACAGTCCGCCGATGGCGATGGCCACCCCATATGGGATGGCCAGCTTGTGGCGCTGCCGCCGCATGACGTGCCATGCCCCCAGCACGAGCGTCAGCACACCCCCGGCCAAGGCCATCACCAGGAGCAATTGGAGGAACCATTCCGGTTTGATCCATAGAGCGAGCGCGGCGAGAAGCTTCACATCGCCGCCGCCCATCGCCCCCACGGCGAACAAGGCGGCGAGAATGGCGAATGCGGCGAACGCAATGCCGAGCTGGAGCGCGATGTCAGGCCAGAGCGATAGCCCGCAGGACCACCAGAACAGGGGCGCGGAAAGGGCGATTGCGGCATTCAGCCAATTGTCGATCTGCCGCCGCCGCAAATCCGTGAAGGCGGCCAGCAGAAGCGCGCCCGCCAGTGCCGCGAGCAGAAAATAGTGGAAAAAACCGCTTTGCATCTAAACCCCCCGGTGCCCCGAGGGATAAGTGGTACAGTTCATCACTTACCAAATAGTAACCACGGGCAGGAGGGCGGTATTAGGTCTGTTTCCGACGCGTCTGCCCAGGCCGGATCAGCATCGCCGAGCAAGCGGTTCGATCGCCGGTCGATACCCGAAAAATCCGTGGAAGGGCATTGGGTTGCCGCTGACGGGCAGGCGATCCGCCGGATAGACTGGCCGGCGGGCGAGGGCGCGGCCAAGGGCTCGCTCCTGTTCCTGCCGGGGCGGGGCGATGCCTATGAGAAATATCTCGAAACGCTCGACCACTGGGCGTCGCGGGGATGGCGGGTCACGTCCCTGGACTGGCGCGGCCAGGCCGGTTCCGGGCGGCTGGGGCGCGATCCGGTGACCGGGCATATAGACGATTTCGCGACATGGGTCGCCGATCTGCGCTCGTTCTGGGAAAGCTGGTCGGCGCAAGGCCCGGGGCCTTGCATATTGGCGGGCCACTCGATGGGCGGGCATCTTGCCTTGCGCGCGGTGGCGGAACGGGCGGTAAATCCGGACGCCCTGATCCTGATCGCTCCCATGCTGGGTATTGCCAGCCAGAGATTGCCGATGGGCTTGCTGCATGGCGTGGCGCGGCTGATGGCGGCACTGGGCGACCCGCGTCGCCCGGCCTGGCGGTGGAGCGAGAAGCCGGGGCAGGTGCCGGAAGGGCGCATCGACCTGCTGACGCATGACAGCGAACGCTATGCCGATGAACTTTGGTGGCGCGACGCGCGGCCGGAACTCGCGATGGGGCCGGGAAGCTGGGGCTGGGTGGAGCGTGCCTATGCCTCGATGCGGGGGCTGGCCCGTGACGGCGTCCTGGAAACAGTCAAGATACCGGTGCTGATCCTTGCAACGCAGGTGGACCGGCTGGTGGACACAGGGGCGATCAAGCGCGCCGCGCATCGACTGCCCGATTGCGAGTTGGTTCTGTTCGGGGAAGAAGCTCGCCATGAAATCCTGAGGGAAGGCGATCCGGCCCGCGACCGGGCGCTGGATGCTATCGACCAGTTTCTTGAAAAGGCCGCATTTGCCGCAAGGAGCCCTGCGTGACGGAAGACCGAGGTGCGAAGTCGTTCGATATCGTTGTTGTGGGCGCAGGCATGGCGGGGGCCAGCCTCGCGGCGGAACTGGCGCCCCATGCGACGGTTCTGGTGCTCGAAACGGAAGACCGGCCCGGTTTTCATGCGACCGGGCGTTCCGCCGCCTTCTGGGTGGAAAGCTATGGCGGGCCGCCGATCCTGCCGCTTACCGTGGCGTCGGGCGCTTATCTGGCCGAGCATGGCTTCCTGATCGACCGGGGCGGGCTGAACATCGCCCGCAAGGACCAGCTGGACCAGCTCGACCGCTTCCAGCAGCTTTATTCCGAAGCCGGAATCCGGCTTGAGCGCTGGGACCGGGCCAGGATGGAGAGCCATGTGCCGGGGCTGCTGCCGGACTGGGTCGAGGCGGTGATGGAGCCTGACAGCAAGGACATCGATGTCGGCGGGCTGCATAATCATTATCTCGCCATCGCGCGCCGGGGCGGGGTGGAGATCCGCTGCCGCGCCGGGCTTGCCGCCGCCGCCCGCGAAGGCGGGTGCTGGCGTCTGACCTTGGCCGACGGAAGCACGGTGAGTTGCGATACGCTGGTGAATGCCGCGGGGGCCTGGGCCGATCCGGTCGCTGAAATGGCGGGGGTCAGGCCCGTGGGCGTGCAGCCGCTCCGCCGCACCATGGTGCAGTTGCGCACTGTGCCGGAAGCCGCCCCGGATATGCCGCTGGTGCTGGATATCGGCGGAAGTTTCTACTTCAAGCCGGAGAGCGGACGGCTCTGGCTCACGCCGCATGACGAGCACCCCTGCGCGCCCTGCGATGCGGCTCCGGAAGA contains:
- the clpB gene encoding ATP-dependent chaperone ClpB; translation: MNLEKFTDRAKGFLQSAQTVAIRMNHQRITPEHLLKALLEDSEGMAAGLIQKAGGNPRFAAEEVDRALAKIPAVSGGGSQAAPGLDNESVRVLDQAEQLATKAGDSFVPVQRIVQALALASTTAAGQALKAANVDARALEAAIQEVTGGRAAHSASAEESYEALGKYARDLTEAAREGKLDPVIGRDEEIRRTVQILARRTKNNPVLIGDPGVGKTAIAEGLALRIANGDVPESLRDRRLMALDMGALIAGAKYRGEFEERLKAVLDEVKGAEGDIILFIDEMHTLIGAGKSEGAMDAGNLLKPALARGELHCIGATTLDEYQKYVEKDAALQRRFQPVFVGEPTVEDTISILRGLKEKYELHHGVRITDGAIVAAATLSNRYISDRFLPDKAIDLMDEAASRIRMEVESKPEEIEKLDRKIMQLQIEEAALAKEKDDASKDRLATLREELANLEQQSSELTTRWQNERDKIAAESRIMEALDAARNELEQAQRAGDLARAGELSYGRIPELERQLAEAQSQSKNAMLREEVTEDDIAGVVSRWTGVPVDKMLEGERDKLLKMEQVIGARVIGQEQAVEAVSKAVRRARAGLQDPNRPLGSFLFLGPTGVGKTELTKALAEFLFDDDGAMVRIDMSEFMEKHAVARLIGAPPGYVGYEEGGVLTEAVRRRPYQVVLFDEVEKAHSDVFNVLLQVLDDGRLTDGQGRVVDFSNTLIILTSNLGSQYLANLDEGQDVASVEPQVMEVVRSHFRPEFLNRLDEIILFHRLGQEHMAPIVDIQVGRVQKLLRDRKITLDLTEAAKRWLGRVGYDPVYGARPLKRAVQRYLQDPLAEKLLGGEIPDGSTVRIDEGDGALNIAVA
- the mtnP gene encoding S-methyl-5'-thioadenosine phosphorylase, which translates into the protein MKDQSWHIGVIGGSGLYEGAELEEAQQIAVRSPFGEPSGPVTLGTLGGVRFAFLPRHGVGHRLPPGRVNYRANVDVLKRCGVTDILSISAIGSLREELAPGHFVAVDQLIDRTEGRERSFFGEGLVAHVGLADPVCPRLSGLAADAAEAAGGTVHRGGCYIAIEGPQFSTRAESRMYRQWGADVIGMTAMPEARLAREAELPYAILAMVTDYDCWRESAETVEAAEVFAVMGRNAALARRTLLSLAEALPPVREPSPIDRALDGAFATAPDHRDGRLAAMLDAVAGRALGNGMK
- a CDS encoding type II secretion system F family protein, translated to MIETPAGPTLLGVDVVFVGSILAGMAALAVIFAIYTAVTVRDPMAKRVKSLNERREQLKAGIVTATVKKRASVVRKSETTDRLKLTLQKMKVLQDTQVKQAQQKLAQAGIRNKEWAFAVIFGRMILPIVFGLIGALVIYGSNTFPEWGGMKRFFAFAAVLIFFYKLPDILLQNQIAKRTDAIRKGLPDALDLLVICAEAGLTVDAAFNRVAKELGRAYPELGDEFALTAIELSFLTERKQAFDNLAYRVDLESVKGVVTTMIQTERYGTPLASALRVLSAEFRNERMMRAEEKAARLPAIMTVPLILFILPTLFIVILGPAACSIADAFADGPPKRG
- a CDS encoding type II secretion system F family protein, yielding MSIIQPLIVLFGLISMMVLGYLAFAGPSLARESARRLQTLRDRHSENTKDKVEAQLRKAVAARKPKMHKIAGSASRMEALALRLHRTGKQWTIAQYFYATLGLILGFTVLIYLRTGVPLLALGVGVVLGAGIPHMVVNFFVKKRTNDFTAKFPDAIELLVRGLRSGLPVTETLSVVAQEVPGPVGEEFRAVVDRIKVGRTMEDALQETADRLNTPEFSFFCITLAIQRETGGNLAETLSNLADVLRKRSQMKLKIKAMSSESKASAYIVGSLPFIVFGLIWWVNPKYLADFFIDERLIVAGIGGMIWMGIGVFIMAKMVSFEI
- a CDS encoding pilus assembly protein CpaE; this encodes MNAPWKANMPGNRDPFNAFVCDENTLDALRPVVIELGWPPEKCNKGGLRNAVQSLSISASPNILLVDLSESGDPLNDINGLAEVCEPGTVVIAIGQVNDVRLYRDLLASGIHDYLLKPLSPTALRDTLTQAQLVFSQPKALDGNAPKQHISTAVVGTRGGVGASTLATSLAWIFSSDYKRPTALFDLDVHFGTGALTLDLEPGRGLTDAIDNPSRIDSLFIERAMIRANDNLAILSAEAPINSPLMTDGAAFAQLEEEFRHAFEMTVIDLPRNMLINFPHLLADVNVVVLATELTLASARDSIRILSWLKANAPHAQPIVVANRVQTGVSEISKADFEGSIERKIDWMVPYDLKAAANAAKLGQTFVEANRSSKASAAIREIAGAVLGAGETAEAADPVKKVKPSLLGSLDLKALMNKKGNRKAPVEPAE
- a CDS encoding CpaD family pilus assembly protein is translated as MHNRANKPMAAAIALSLGFFMAGCSGSNAPIRGLESVHQPVVERTNYALDLHTGAGGLPVPEQRKLADWFEAMNLRYGDRISIDDPLGSTATREAVAAIAARHGLLVSDVAPVTEGYVDPGQARVVVTRSSASVPGCPDWSHRTASNLSNKSWSGYGCATNGNLAAMVADPEHLLKGAEGTGDTVVMSSSKAISSYRKQAPTGEAGLTANATSKGGN
- a CDS encoding type II and III secretion system protein family protein, translated to MKRLTVSMLTVACAALPLGTLPAGTAAAQSVNLAARTIDISIGRGQLVTVPDRMADIFVANDAIADVQVKSAKQLYIFGKAGGITTVYASNSAGDVIWSADIRVGSNIDTIDQMLALAMPEAKIGVATMSNNTILLTGTVAAPEDAAEAERLVSAFVGEGTNVISRLRMATPLQVNLRVRFAEVSRSLVRALGANLNTFDGTNGFKFGIAQGREGFLPQWTIGGGLFTGGTESSDGTSFVTQNSPGTTISGFGKLLGLDLAGALDLAERNGLVTTLSQPNLTALSGETADFLAGGEFPIPISQGLGTTAIEYKKFGVSLAYTPIVLANGRISIRVRPEVSELSSQGAVTLGGFQVPALTVRRAETTVELGSGQSFMIAGLMSNNSQNTIDKTPGVGDLPILGNLFKSTEFRRGQSELVIVVTPYLVNPVDDRDIKLPTDGFRAPTALEQFLGNLETNGENGATRPAPSAAPSPAAGPQVGAALPYTDDSKRGRKKKGQAAATPEPGFSLK
- the cpaB gene encoding Flp pilus assembly protein CpaB, whose protein sequence is MDRKKLILLLGALIVAIGTAMAARSMLAGSPAPKVQAAAEVPQGPKILVAQRALPVGTIITADSVSYQLWPKELVTDAYFIDGEADMSKLLGTVVRNPISAGEPVTRGSLVSPGDRGFLAAALGPGMRAVTVPVSAKTGVAGFVFPGDRVDLVLTQTVKGDEGAALKASETILRNIRVLATDQSTESETVDGKTVVRAFRTVTLEVTPKIAEKVAVAQTIGTLSLSLRSIADNQSELEKAIAAGDVDVPEGATPAEEERLLRAAMSRPADSGGTFVTGGDVSRFQRRSMPAVDSRPSSAGSMNIVPASATPQVQTGPVVRVTRGKDTTTVPVGGK
- a CDS encoding A24 family peptidase — translated: MQSGFFHYFLLAALAGALLLAAFTDLRRRQIDNWLNAAIALSAPLFWWSCGLSLWPDIALQLGIAFAAFAILAALFAVGAMGGGDVKLLAALALWIKPEWFLQLLLVMALAGGVLTLVLGAWHVMRRQRHKLAIPYGVAIAIGGLWVLGFHYLPNAAQSLQLAG